In a genomic window of Telopea speciosissima isolate NSW1024214 ecotype Mountain lineage chromosome 5, Tspe_v1, whole genome shotgun sequence:
- the LOC122662144 gene encoding pentatricopeptide repeat-containing protein At1g09900-like has product MDLVVPAKQNPGRFSLFNPVQESGKKIKFGDEVVVRVYPDSRPNSCSSFVKVFTGYKASCCLISPNVKVRKHSRSRKNRSNRVFAVSKVETNSFNGKLSNPLKNPHGHAENGHSFRNFDDSEGNIHLRRLVRNGELEESLKFLENMVYYGDIPDIIPCTSLIRGLCKVGKTKKATRVLEILEESGAVPDVITYNVLISGYCKSGEIDNALHLLERMSIAPDIVTYNTILRSLCDCGKLKEAMQVLNLQLQKECYPDVITYTILIEATCKESGVGQAMKLLDEMRIRGCKPDVVTYNVFINGICKEGRLDEAIEFLNNMPSYGCQPNIITHNIILRSMCSTGRWMDAEKFLTDMLHKGFSPSVVTFNILINFLCRKGLLGRAIDILEKMPKHGCTPNSLSYNPLLHGFCKEKKMDRAIEYLGIMMSRGCYPDIVTYNTLLTALCKDGKVDIAVELLHQLGSKGCSPVLITYNTVIDGLSKMGKTAHAIELLDEMLSKGLKPDIITYSSLVAGLSREGKVDEAINFFHQFEKLGISPTAVTYNSLILGLCKARQTDLAIDFLAFMVSKGCKPTEATYTILIEGVAYEGLAKEALELLNELCSRGLVKKSSAQHVAVKM; this is encoded by the coding sequence ATGGATTTGGTAGTTCCTGCAAAACAAAACCCTGGGAGGTTCTCGTTGTTTAACCCCGTTCAGGAGAGTGGAAAGAAGATTAAGTTTGGGGATGAAGTTGTAGTTAGGGTTTACCCCGACTCCCGTCCAAACAGTTGTAGTTCTTTTGTGAAGGTTTTTACAGGGTATAAGGCTTCTTGCTGTCTTATATCCCCTAATGTTAAGGTGAGAAAACATAGTCGATCCCGAAAGAACAGGAGCAATCGGGTTTTTGCAGTCTCGAAGGTGGAGACTAATAGCTTCAATGGCAAATTATCGAACCCGCTAAAAAACCCTCATGGGCATGCGGAAAATGGTCATTCTTTCCGAAATTTTGATGATTCTGAGGGTAACATTCATCTCCGTCGCCTGGTTAGAAATGGGGAACTGGAGGAATCTTTGAAGTTTCTGGAGAACATGGTATATTATGGTGACATCCCGGATATAATTCCCTGCACAAGTCTGATTCGTGGGCTCTGTAAGGTAGGCAAGACTAAGAAGGCAACTAGGGTTCTAGAGATTCTTGAAGAGTCTGGAGCTGTTCCAGATGTTATAACCTACAATGTATTGATTAGTGGGTACTGCAAATCAGGGGAGATTGATAATGCTCTACATCTATTGGAACGAATGAGTATAGCACCAGATATTGTTACATATAACACGATCCTGCGTAGTCTCTGTGATTGTGGAAAGTTGAAAGAAGCAATGCAAGTTCTTAATCTCCAATTGCAAAAGGAGTGTTATCCTGATGTCATCACTTATACCATTCTGATAGAAGCAACTTGTAAGGAGAGTGGGGTTGGACAGGCCATGAAGCTTTTGGATGAGATGAGGATTAGGGGATGCAAACCTGATGTGGTTACTTATAATGTTTTTATCAATGGAATTTGCAAAGAAGGTAGACTGGATGAAGCAATAGAGTTCCTGAATAACATGCCATCATATGGTTGCCAGCCTAATATAATCACCCATAATATCATTTTGCGTAGCATGTGTAGCACAGGTAGATGGATGGATGCAGAAAAATTCTTGACTGATATGCTGCATAAAGGTTTTTCACCAAGTGTTGTTACATTCAATATCCTGATCAACTTCTTGTGCAGAAAGGGATTACTTGGTCGTGCAATCGATATATTAGAGAAGATGCCAAAGCATGGGTGTACCCCAAATTCCCTTAGTTATAACCCATTGCTTCATGGGTTctgtaaggaaaagaagatggaCCGGGCAATTGAATACTTGGGCATAATGATGTCTCGAGGGTGCTATCCCGATATCGTCACCTATAATACCTTGCTTACTGCTTTATGCAAGGATGGAAAGGTTGATATTGCTGTTGAGCTGCTTCACCAGCTAGGCAGTAAAGGGTGCTCGCCGGTGTTGATCACTTACAATACAGTGATTGATGGGCTTTCAAAGATGGGGAAAACAGCACATGCCATAGAGCTTCTAGATGAGATGCTTTCAAAGGGTCTCAAGCCTGATATAATTACATATTCATCGCTAGTTGCTGGACTCAGCAGAGAAGGCAAGGTTGATGAAGCAATTAATTTCTTTCACCAATTTGAAAAACTTGGTATCAGTCCCACTGCTGTCACATACAATTCTCTCATCTTAGGCCTTTGTAAGGCTCGTCAGACTGACCTTGCTATTGATTTCCTGGCCTTTATGGTATCCAAGGGATGTAAACCCACTGAAGCTACATATACTATTCTCATCGAAGGTGTAGCTTATGAAGGCCTGGCAAAGGAAGCTTTGGAATTATTGAATGAGCTATGCTCCAGAGGGCTTGTGAAGAAAAGCTCTGCACAACATGTAGCAGTCAAGATGTAG